The proteins below are encoded in one region of Castor canadensis chromosome 6, mCasCan1.hap1v2, whole genome shotgun sequence:
- the Get4 gene encoding Golgi to ER traffic protein 4 homolog encodes MAAAAMAEQEGARNGARNRGGVQRVEGKLRASVEKGDYYEAHQMYRTLFFRYMSQSKHAEARELMYSGALLFFSHGQQNSAADLCMLVLEALEKAEADVGDDLLENLAKVFSLMDPNSPERVAFVSRALKWSSGGSGKLGHPRLHQLLALTLWKEQNYCESRYHFLHSADGEGCANMLVEYSTARGFRSEVDMFVAQAVLQFLCLKNKSSALVVFTTYTQKHPSIEDGPPFVQPLLNFIWFLLLAVDGGKLAVFTVLCEQYQPSLRRDPMYNEYLDRIGQLFFGVPPKQTSSYGGLLGNLLSSLMGSSEQEEGEESQDDSSPIELD; translated from the exons ATGGCGGCGGCGGCGATGGCGGAGCAGGAGGGCGCCCGCAACGGCGCCCGCAACCGCGGCGGCGTCCAGCGCGTGGAGGGCAAGCTGCGCGCCAGCGTCGAGAAGGGCGACTACTACGAGGCGCACCAGATGTACCGGACCCTCTTCTTCAG GTACATGTCCCAAAGTAAGCACGCCGAGGCCCGGGAGCTCATGTACTCAGGAGCGCTGCTGTTCTTCAGCCACGGCCAG CAAAACAGCGCTGCAGACTTATGCATGCTGGTCCTGGAGGCCCTGGAGAAGGCGGAAGCAGACGTGGGCGACGACTTACTCG AGAATCTGGCAAAGGTGTTCAGCTTGATGGACCCCAACTCTCCAGAGCGAGTGGCCTTTGTGTCCAGAGCCTTGAAATGGTCCAGTGGGGGTTCTGGGAAACTGGGCCACCCCCGACTCCACCAGCTGCTGGCCCTCACCCTTTGGAAAG AGCAGAACTACTGTGAGTCCCGGTACCACTTCCTGCACTCCGCAGATGGCGAGGGCTGTGCCAACATGCTGGTGGAGTACTCCACTGCCCGTGGCTTCCGCAGCGAGGTGGATATGTTTGTGGCCCAGGCCGTGCTCCA GTTTCTGTGTTTGAAGAACAAGAGCAGCGCATTGGTGGTCTtcaccacatacacacagaagCACCCGTCCATCGAGGACGGGCCGCCCTTTGTCCAGCCCCTGCTCAACTTCATCTGGTTTCTGCTGTTGGCCGTGGATGG TGGCAAGCTGGCCGTGTTCACGGTGCTCTGCGAGCAGTACCAGCCATCCTTGCGCAGGGACCCAATGTACAATGAG TACCTCGACAGGATAGGACAGCTCTTCTTTGGTGTGCCGCCCAAGCAGACATCTTCCTACGGAGGCTTGCTCG GCAACCTGCTCAGCAGCCTCATGGGCTCCTCCGAGCAGGAGGAGGGTGAGGAGAGCCAGGACGACAGCAGCCCCATCGAGCTGGACTGA